The Flavobacterium praedii genome window below encodes:
- a CDS encoding enoyl-ACP reductase FabI, with amino-acid sequence MYNLLKGKRGIIFGALDENSIAWKTAERIHEEGGSFVLTNAPAAMRLGNIETLAQKIGCQIIPADATSVADLEVLVDKTVEILGGKIDFVLHSIGMSVNVRKGNHYTNQNYEFTEKGWNVSAVSFHKLMQVLYKKDAMNEWGSIIALSYMAAQRVFPDYNDMADNKAYLESIARSFGYFFGRDKKVRVNTISQSPTATRAGQGVKGFGGFIAFADKMSPLGNATAAECADYIVVMFSDLTRKVTLQNLLHDGGFSNMGVSQEVMEMFE; translated from the coding sequence ATGTATAATTTACTAAAAGGAAAAAGAGGAATTATTTTTGGAGCTTTGGACGAAAATTCCATAGCATGGAAAACCGCAGAGCGCATTCATGAAGAAGGAGGAAGCTTTGTTTTGACAAATGCACCAGCAGCAATGCGATTGGGGAATATAGAAACATTAGCGCAAAAAATAGGATGCCAAATTATTCCAGCTGATGCCACTTCGGTTGCAGATTTAGAAGTTTTGGTAGATAAAACGGTCGAAATTCTTGGAGGTAAAATTGATTTTGTTTTGCATTCTATCGGTATGTCGGTAAATGTTCGTAAAGGGAATCATTATACGAATCAGAATTATGAATTTACTGAAAAAGGCTGGAATGTTTCTGCTGTTTCTTTTCATAAATTGATGCAAGTGTTATATAAAAAAGACGCCATGAATGAGTGGGGTAGTATTATTGCGTTGTCTTATATGGCTGCGCAACGTGTTTTTCCGGATTATAACGATATGGCTGATAATAAGGCGTATTTGGAATCTATTGCGCGTAGTTTTGGGTATTTTTTTGGAAGGGACAAAAAAGTGAGAGTCAATACTATTTCGCAATCTCCGACAGCCACTAGAGCTGGGCAAGGTGTAAAGGGCTTTGGTGGTTTTATTGCTTTTGCGGATAAAATGTCACCTTTGGGTAATGCAACAGCTGCGGAATGTGCGGATTATATAGTTGTTATGTTCTCTGATTTGACTCGAAAAGTGACTTTGCAAAATTTATTGCATGATGGTGGTTTTTCAAATATGGGTGTAAGTCAAGAAGTAATGGAAATGTTTGAATAA
- a CDS encoding 5'-nucleotidase C-terminal domain-containing protein — MVNLKNNNGFLKLFVIFLTLIFIISCSTKTYTVTKIEGKRIPITDKENNSIEIENFIKPYREKINSDLDKILAFNPVILEKSKGEWQTNIGNFMSDVSLSKGNFVFNKRENKNIDICILNDGGIRSILPKGNITARNAFEIMPFENSLVVIALKGEQIHEIVAFLIKDKSPHPLSGLTFTIDNNNQAKNILIQGKPIDNSAIYYVATNDYLANGGGGMDFFKKGIKKYDLDYKLRNILIDHFTDVDTIKVKNDIRIFKE; from the coding sequence ATGGTAAATCTAAAAAACAATAATGGCTTTTTAAAACTTTTTGTTATATTCTTAACACTAATTTTTATTATTTCTTGCAGTACTAAAACCTATACTGTTACGAAAATTGAAGGTAAACGAATCCCAATTACCGATAAGGAAAACAATTCTATTGAAATTGAAAATTTCATAAAACCATATAGAGAAAAAATCAATTCTGATTTAGATAAAATCTTAGCATTTAATCCTGTAATCCTAGAAAAAAGTAAAGGTGAATGGCAAACAAACATTGGAAATTTCATGTCGGATGTTTCTCTATCAAAAGGGAATTTTGTTTTTAATAAACGAGAAAACAAGAATATTGACATTTGCATACTCAATGATGGAGGAATACGTTCTATTCTCCCAAAAGGTAATATTACCGCACGAAATGCATTTGAGATAATGCCTTTTGAAAACAGTCTTGTAGTAATTGCTTTAAAAGGGGAACAAATCCATGAAATTGTTGCTTTTTTAATTAAAGATAAAAGCCCACATCCTTTGTCAGGCCTAACCTTTACTATCGACAATAACAATCAAGCCAAAAACATATTAATACAAGGTAAACCCATTGATAATTCGGCTATCTATTATGTTGCCACTAATGATTACCTCGCAAATGGCGGTGGCGGTATGGATTTCTTCAAAAAAGGGATTAAAAAATATGATTTAGATTACAAACTTAGAAATATACTAATAGATCATTTTACAGATGTAGACACCATTAAAGTCAAAAACGATATTCGAATATTTAAAGAATAA
- a CDS encoding DNA-directed RNA polymerase subunit omega, which yields MDLKKTNAPVNTITYNKTVIEAPTGNVYEAITIMAKRANQINSEIKKELTEKLEEFATYNDSLEEVFENKEQIEVSKFYEKLPKPHALAVQEWLDGKIYHREANK from the coding sequence ATGGATTTAAAAAAGACAAATGCTCCAGTAAACACAATAACTTATAATAAAACAGTTATTGAAGCTCCTACTGGAAATGTGTATGAGGCGATAACAATTATGGCTAAAAGAGCAAATCAAATTAATTCTGAAATTAAAAAGGAATTGACTGAGAAATTGGAAGAATTTGCTACTTATAATGATAGTTTAGAAGAAGTTTTTGAAAATAAAGAACAAATTGAAGTTTCTAAATTTTATGAAAAATTACCAAAACCTCATGCTTTGGCAGTTCAAGAATGGTTGGATGGTAAAATCTACCACAGAGAAGCAAATAAATAA
- the recN gene encoding DNA repair protein RecN: MITSLAIKNYALIEKLTIDFSKGFSIITGETGAGKSIILGALGLALGKRADLTSLKNKDEKCIIEAHFDISKYGLLPFFEANDLDYENETIIRREILPSGKSRAFINDSPVNLQELQELGMFLIDIHSQQQTQELSDEHVQFKIIDAIANNFDSIMAYQLVLKTYKSDKSKLNALVKRKTEASKEQEYNTFLLEELITAKLKSGEQELLEENYEQLNNVEIIKESLDKSLAIANEEQIGVFHNLNEIKNAIQKIAVFSPDYSILFERINSLKIEFDDIAIELNRCTEKLINDPEQLNLINQKLQLIYNLQKKHQVKTVDDLLVIQTNLENSVLELGNIDEEIVKLTDLVDANVKQLDKICDAIHAKRIEAIPILSQKLITILDTLGMPNVRFNMEIKRASTYFENGKDELQFLISANKGTDFGLLKKVASGGEMSRIMLAVKAILAQYSKLPTLIFDEIDTGVSGEIANRMGEIMKEMSTNMQIFAITHLPQIAAKGTEHFKVFKSTVGEDTQSELKLLTSEERVIEIAQMLSGTVISDSALNHAKALLN; this comes from the coding sequence ATGATAACTTCACTTGCAATAAAAAATTATGCGTTAATCGAAAAATTAACTATTGATTTTTCAAAAGGTTTTTCCATTATTACTGGTGAAACAGGTGCTGGTAAATCGATAATTCTCGGAGCTTTAGGTTTAGCATTAGGTAAAAGAGCCGATTTAACTTCGTTAAAAAATAAAGACGAAAAATGTATTATTGAAGCGCATTTTGATATTTCCAAATATGGTTTGCTTCCTTTTTTTGAGGCAAATGATTTAGATTATGAAAATGAAACCATTATTCGTAGAGAAATTTTGCCGTCTGGAAAATCAAGAGCTTTTATTAATGATAGTCCTGTAAACTTGCAGGAATTACAAGAATTGGGAATGTTTTTGATCGATATACACTCGCAACAACAAACTCAAGAATTGTCTGATGAGCATGTACAATTTAAAATTATTGACGCTATTGCTAATAATTTTGATTCTATTATGGCATATCAATTGGTTTTAAAAACATATAAATCGGATAAATCTAAATTGAATGCTCTTGTTAAAAGAAAAACAGAGGCATCTAAAGAACAAGAATACAATACTTTTCTTTTGGAAGAATTGATAACAGCCAAATTAAAATCCGGTGAGCAAGAGCTACTAGAAGAAAATTATGAACAATTGAATAATGTTGAGATTATCAAGGAATCGCTTGATAAATCTTTGGCTATAGCAAATGAAGAACAAATTGGTGTGTTTCATAATTTGAATGAAATAAAAAATGCAATACAGAAAATTGCTGTTTTCTCTCCTGATTATAGTATTTTATTTGAAAGGATAAACAGTTTGAAAATTGAATTTGATGATATAGCAATTGAGTTGAATCGCTGTACAGAAAAGTTAATCAATGATCCTGAACAGTTAAATTTGATTAATCAAAAGTTGCAATTAATTTACAATTTGCAGAAGAAACATCAAGTAAAAACCGTTGATGATTTATTAGTTATTCAAACTAATTTAGAAAATTCGGTATTGGAATTAGGAAATATTGATGAGGAAATTGTAAAACTAACTGATTTAGTAGATGCTAATGTCAAACAGTTGGATAAAATTTGCGATGCCATTCATGCAAAAAGGATAGAAGCAATTCCTATTTTGTCTCAAAAATTGATCACCATTCTAGATACTTTAGGAATGCCAAATGTGCGTTTTAATATGGAAATAAAAAGGGCATCCACCTATTTTGAAAATGGAAAAGATGAATTGCAATTTTTAATATCTGCGAATAAAGGAACCGATTTTGGTCTTTTGAAAAAAGTAGCTTCAGGAGGTGAAATGTCTCGAATTATGTTAGCTGTAAAAGCAATTTTGGCACAATATTCTAAATTACCTACCTTAATTTTTGATGAGATTGATACTGGAGTTTCTGGTGAAATTGCTAATAGAATGGGTGAAATCATGAAAGAAATGAGTACAAATATGCAAATATTTGCTATAACACATTTACCTCAAATTGCAGCAAAAGGAACGGAACATTTTAAAGTGTTTAAATCAACCGTTGGGGAAGATACACAATCAGAATTAAAATTATTAACCAGCGAAGAGCGCGTGATCGAAATTGCACAGATGCTATCAGGAACTGTTATTTCAGATTCGGCCTTAAATCATGCAAAAGCCTTGTTGAACTAA
- a CDS encoding glycosyltransferase has protein sequence MLFSLIIPVYNRPDEVDELLESLAQSTYQDIFEIVLVEDGSTIRCQDVAQKYGDRLDISYYYKENSGPGDSRNYGMHKARGDYYIIFDSDCIIPSDYLNEVEKALKENYVDCFGGPDKAMDSFSDIQKAINFAMTSFLTTGGIRGGSEKIGKFQPRSFNMGLSRKAFLASRGFGDIHPGEDPDLSIRLWELGFETRLFEKAFVYHKRRIDWEKFSLQVYKFGKARPILNSWYPKYNKLTFFFPTFFIIGFFVSLVMLVFNQDILLKFYFCYFLALFLLSTIQNKSIKIGYLSIIAVWKQFYGYGMGFLKSYIKVILLKEDPKKAFPELFFKL, from the coding sequence ATGTTGTTTTCATTAATCATTCCCGTTTATAATCGTCCTGATGAAGTTGATGAATTATTAGAAAGTTTAGCGCAATCTACCTACCAAGATATTTTTGAAATTGTACTTGTCGAAGATGGGTCCACAATTCGATGTCAAGATGTGGCTCAAAAATATGGAGACAGATTGGATATTTCCTATTATTACAAAGAAAATTCGGGTCCTGGAGATTCCAGAAATTATGGTATGCATAAAGCTCGAGGCGATTATTATATTATTTTTGATTCGGATTGTATAATTCCAAGTGACTATTTAAATGAAGTAGAAAAGGCATTGAAAGAGAATTATGTAGATTGTTTTGGAGGTCCAGATAAAGCAATGGATAGTTTTTCAGATATTCAAAAAGCTATTAATTTTGCAATGACCTCTTTTCTTACTACAGGAGGAATACGTGGAGGTTCTGAAAAAATAGGTAAATTTCAACCTCGTAGTTTTAATATGGGATTGTCTCGAAAAGCATTTCTAGCTTCACGAGGGTTTGGTGATATTCATCCTGGAGAAGATCCTGATTTATCTATACGTTTGTGGGAATTAGGCTTCGAGACACGACTATTTGAAAAAGCCTTCGTATATCATAAAAGAAGAATAGACTGGGAAAAATTTTCCTTGCAAGTATATAAATTTGGTAAAGCAAGGCCAATACTCAATAGTTGGTATCCAAAATATAACAAATTGACATTTTTCTTCCCAACTTTTTTTATTATAGGATTTTTTGTATCTTTAGTGATGTTGGTTTTTAATCAAGATATTCTGCTTAAATTTTATTTTTGCTATTTTTTGGCACTGTTTTTGTTGTCTACAATACAGAATAAAAGTATTAAAATTGGATACTTGTCAATTATTGCTGTTTGGAAACAGTTTTATGGGTATGGAATGGGATTTCTAAAATCGTATATTAAAGTTATTTTGTTAAAAGAAGATCCTAAAAAAGCTTTTCCTGAATTGTTTTTTAAATTATAA
- the fabV gene encoding enoyl-ACP reductase FabV: MIIEPRMRGFICLTAQPKGCEQSVKNQIEYVKSKGPIAGAKKVLVIGASTGFGLASRITSAFGSDAATIGVFFEKEPAEGKTASPGWYNSAAFEKEAHKAGLYAKSINGDAFSNEVKRQTLDLIKADLGQVDLIIYSLASPVRLNPNTGVLHRSVLKPIGSTFTNKTVDFHTGKVSEISIEPCDDEDIANTVAVMGGEDWAMWIEALKAENLLAPGATTIAYSYIGPSLTEAVYRKGTIGRAKDHLEATAFTISDSLADINGKAYVSVNKALVTQASSAIPVIPLYISLLYKIMKEKGIHEGCIEQIQRLYQQRLYTGEPMITDEKGRIRVDDWEMREDVQAQIAKLWSEATTENLAELGDLEGYRKDFNNLFGFGFEGVDYKADTDEVVAIPSIG, from the coding sequence ATGATTATAGAACCAAGAATGAGAGGATTTATTTGTTTGACAGCCCAGCCTAAAGGATGTGAACAAAGTGTTAAAAATCAAATTGAATACGTAAAATCAAAAGGACCAATTGCAGGAGCTAAAAAAGTATTGGTTATTGGGGCTTCAACAGGTTTTGGTTTGGCTTCAAGAATAACAAGTGCTTTTGGTTCGGATGCTGCTACAATTGGAGTGTTTTTTGAAAAAGAGCCTGCTGAAGGTAAAACAGCTTCACCAGGTTGGTACAATTCTGCAGCTTTTGAAAAGGAAGCTCATAAAGCGGGTTTGTATGCAAAAAGTATTAACGGTGATGCGTTTTCAAATGAAGTTAAAAGACAAACATTAGATCTTATCAAAGCTGATTTAGGACAAGTTGATTTAATTATATACAGTCTAGCTTCGCCTGTACGTTTAAATCCAAATACTGGAGTTTTGCACCGTTCGGTTTTGAAACCAATTGGAAGTACTTTTACCAATAAAACAGTTGATTTTCATACAGGAAAGGTTTCAGAAATTTCTATAGAACCTTGTGATGATGAGGATATTGCTAATACAGTGGCAGTAATGGGAGGTGAAGATTGGGCGATGTGGATTGAAGCTTTGAAAGCAGAGAATCTATTAGCACCGGGTGCTACAACAATTGCGTATTCTTATATTGGACCATCATTAACAGAGGCCGTTTATAGAAAAGGTACTATTGGTCGTGCAAAAGATCATCTTGAAGCTACTGCATTTACTATTTCAGATAGTTTAGCAGATATTAATGGTAAAGCTTACGTTTCGGTAAACAAAGCTTTGGTGACTCAAGCTAGTTCCGCTATTCCGGTTATTCCGTTATATATTTCTTTATTATATAAAATAATGAAAGAAAAAGGAATTCATGAGGGATGTATTGAGCAAATTCAACGCTTGTATCAGCAAAGATTATACACGGGAGAGCCTATGATTACAGATGAAAAAGGTAGAATCCGTGTTGATGATTGGGAAATGCGTGAGGATGTTCAAGCTCAAATTGCTAAATTATGGTCGGAAGCTACTACCGAAAATCTTGCGGAATTAGGAGATTTAGAAGGTTACAGAAAGGATTTTAATAATCTATTTGGTTTTGGATTTGAAGGTGTAGATTACAAAGCAGACACCGATGAGGTGGTTGCTATTCCAAGTATTGGATAA
- the coaBC gene encoding bifunctional phosphopantothenoylcysteine decarboxylase/phosphopantothenate--cysteine ligase CoaBC — MSVLSGKKILLGISGGIAAYKTATLVRLFIKAGAHVQVIMTPASKDFITPLTLSTLSKNPVFSEFYNKEEQNEEWNSHVELGLWADLMVIAPATANTLSKMANGLCDNLLIACYLSAKCPVYFAPAMDLDMYIHPSTLESFRTLKAFGNTMIHAENGELASGLFGEGRMAEPENIVLFLESDLESKLPLKGKKILITAGPTYEAIDPVRFIGNHSSGKMGFDIAQSAANLGATVYLVSGPTHCTINHSLVHLIPVESAQEMYDACHQYYKDVDVAIAAAAVADYKPKNVSLQKIKKAADNFIIELEKTKDILASLGEIKENQFLIGFALETENEIENAKAKIQKKNLDLIVLNSLQDHGAGFKKSTNKVTFIDSSFQIESMDLKSKEAVADDILNKVIAHFYG; from the coding sequence ATGTCAGTTTTAAGCGGAAAAAAGATTTTGCTGGGAATTTCTGGTGGAATTGCCGCCTATAAAACAGCTACATTAGTTAGACTCTTCATAAAAGCAGGTGCACATGTCCAAGTGATAATGACACCTGCTTCTAAGGATTTTATTACCCCACTTACCTTATCAACGCTATCCAAGAATCCCGTTTTTTCTGAATTTTATAATAAAGAAGAACAAAATGAGGAGTGGAATAGCCATGTAGAATTAGGACTTTGGGCTGATTTAATGGTGATTGCTCCTGCAACTGCCAATACTTTATCTAAAATGGCTAATGGGCTGTGCGATAACTTGCTAATTGCATGTTATTTGTCTGCTAAGTGTCCTGTTTATTTTGCGCCTGCAATGGATTTAGATATGTATATTCATCCTTCTACTTTAGAAAGTTTTAGAACTTTGAAAGCTTTTGGTAATACAATGATTCATGCAGAAAATGGTGAATTGGCAAGTGGTTTGTTTGGAGAAGGTCGTATGGCCGAACCTGAAAATATTGTTTTGTTTCTAGAATCAGATCTCGAAAGCAAATTGCCTCTTAAAGGAAAAAAAATACTAATTACCGCTGGGCCAACTTATGAAGCGATTGATCCAGTGCGTTTCATAGGTAATCATTCTTCTGGTAAAATGGGTTTCGATATTGCTCAAAGTGCCGCCAATTTAGGAGCAACAGTCTATCTTGTTTCTGGACCAACCCATTGTACAATCAATCACTCTTTAGTTCATTTAATACCTGTTGAAAGTGCTCAAGAAATGTATGATGCCTGTCATCAATATTACAAAGATGTAGATGTAGCAATTGCTGCTGCAGCCGTTGCTGATTACAAACCTAAGAATGTATCACTGCAAAAGATAAAAAAAGCAGCTGACAATTTTATAATTGAACTCGAAAAAACCAAAGATATCCTTGCTTCATTAGGAGAAATTAAGGAAAATCAATTTTTAATAGGTTTTGCTTTGGAGACTGAAAATGAAATTGAAAATGCAAAGGCTAAAATTCAGAAAAAAAACTTAGATTTGATTGTTCTTAATTCACTACAAGATCATGGTGCAGGTTTTAAAAAAAGTACAAACAAAGTTACTTTTATAGATAGTTCTTTTCAAATAGAATCAATGGATTTAAAATCAAAAGAAGCCGTGGCTGATGATATTTTAAACAAAGTAATAGCACATTTTTATGGTTAG
- a CDS encoding DUF6913 domain-containing protein, protein MFLNYIKRFFLNKTLKKQLSNVKVETLDTPIFKVGLIIDESLFFETAALKNVIISKGIAENNINIIAYRDIVKSKEVYDVPTFGLKDLNFNSEFTKQPILDFLNEEFDLLINYYIDEKPFLLLLTHRTKAKFKVGFSVVDKRLNHLMINIDLMNYNGFIQELFRYLKILNKI, encoded by the coding sequence ATGTTTTTAAATTATATAAAGCGCTTTTTCTTAAATAAAACCTTAAAAAAACAACTCAGTAATGTTAAGGTAGAGACTTTAGATACTCCAATATTTAAAGTTGGATTAATTATTGATGAAAGTCTTTTTTTTGAAACTGCAGCTTTAAAAAACGTAATAATTTCCAAAGGTATTGCCGAGAATAATATTAATATTATTGCTTATCGGGATATTGTAAAGAGTAAAGAAGTGTATGATGTGCCTACTTTTGGATTAAAAGATTTAAATTTTAACAGTGAATTTACAAAACAACCAATACTTGATTTTTTAAATGAAGAATTTGATTTATTAATTAATTATTATATTGACGAAAAACCTTTTCTACTACTTTTAACCCATAGAACTAAAGCAAAATTTAAGGTAGGCTTTTCGGTAGTGGATAAGAGATTAAATCATTTGATGATAAATATTGATTTAATGAATTACAATGGTTTTATTCAAGAGTTATTCAGGTACTTAAAAATATTAAATAAAATATAA
- a CDS encoding outer membrane protein assembly factor BamD: MKKLISVLFVVAFFCSCSEYQTALKTEDVAVKFEVATKLYDAKSYTKAIRLFEQLAPAYRGKPQGEKLFYMYAQSCFKTKQYYLAGYQFDSFVSGYPKSEKAEECAFLGSQSYSKLSPVFSIDQTDTFKAIEKMQAFIDRYPNSTYIVEANAISKKLNDKIERKVYENAVEYNKISNYKSAIIALDNFIADFPGTPYKEKALFYKLDSAYLLAINSVPSKMEERLITAKTSYNNLVKFKPNTEYKNKADEMLAQIDVELQKYNK, encoded by the coding sequence ATGAAGAAATTAATATCAGTATTGTTTGTTGTTGCGTTTTTTTGTTCTTGTAGCGAGTATCAAACTGCTTTAAAAACTGAAGATGTTGCTGTAAAGTTTGAGGTGGCAACAAAATTATACGATGCTAAAAGTTATACTAAAGCAATTCGCCTCTTTGAACAGTTGGCTCCAGCATATAGAGGTAAGCCGCAGGGTGAAAAGTTGTTTTATATGTATGCTCAATCATGTTTCAAAACCAAACAATATTATTTGGCTGGATATCAATTTGATAGTTTTGTGTCAGGATACCCAAAAAGTGAAAAAGCAGAAGAGTGTGCTTTTTTAGGATCTCAAAGTTATTCGAAGTTATCACCAGTTTTTAGCATAGATCAAACGGATACCTTTAAAGCTATTGAAAAGATGCAAGCATTTATAGATCGTTATCCAAATTCTACTTATATAGTTGAGGCTAATGCAATTTCAAAAAAATTAAACGATAAGATTGAACGCAAGGTTTATGAAAATGCAGTGGAATACAATAAAATTTCTAATTATAAATCGGCTATAATTGCATTGGATAATTTTATTGCTGATTTTCCGGGTACTCCATATAAGGAGAAAGCGTTGTTTTATAAATTAGATTCGGCTTATTTATTGGCTATTAATAGTGTGCCATCAAAAATGGAAGAACGATTGATTACTGCCAAAACGAGTTACAATAATTTGGTTAAATTTAAACCAAATACGGAGTACAAAAATAAAGCTGATGAAATGTTGGCTCAAATTGATGTTGAATTACAAAAATATAATAAATAA
- a CDS encoding DUF4835 family protein, whose product MVRFVLFLFFSCGCLHAQQLNCTVTLNTQKINNPNQQIFKTLETAITEFVNKTDWTGQALSQKEKVDCSMYITLSNYSSDQFVANIQVQSSRNIYNSTYSSPVLNINDKDFTFNYTEFENLLYNPNSYDSNLVSVLSFYSYIILGMDADTFVPLFGDKYFKEAINISTLAQQGGYKGWNQSDGTLSRFILINDLLSPTFFEIRQSSYQYYLGMDNMSQDQKKAKEIIKGSLINLSKLNGSKPNSYLLRIFMDSKSDEIVSVFSGGPKIPINDLVDSLNKTSSSYAGKWQLLKY is encoded by the coding sequence ATGGTTAGATTTGTTTTATTTTTGTTCTTTAGTTGTGGCTGTTTGCATGCCCAACAGCTAAACTGTACTGTTACTTTAAATACTCAAAAAATAAACAATCCCAACCAGCAAATCTTCAAGACGTTGGAAACAGCAATAACTGAATTTGTAAATAAAACAGATTGGACAGGACAAGCCCTTTCGCAAAAAGAAAAGGTAGATTGTTCAATGTATATTACGCTTTCCAATTATTCTTCGGATCAATTTGTGGCTAATATTCAAGTGCAATCTTCCAGAAATATTTATAATTCTACGTATTCATCTCCTGTATTAAATATAAATGATAAAGATTTTACTTTTAATTATACTGAATTCGAAAATTTGCTTTATAATCCAAATAGTTATGATTCTAATTTAGTTTCGGTTTTGTCTTTTTATAGTTATATTATTCTAGGAATGGATGCGGACACTTTTGTTCCACTTTTTGGTGATAAATATTTTAAAGAAGCCATTAATATATCTACTCTAGCACAGCAAGGTGGATACAAAGGATGGAATCAATCCGATGGAACTTTGAGTAGATTTATTTTAATTAATGATTTATTGTCTCCAACATTTTTTGAAATTAGACAATCAAGTTATCAATATTATTTAGGTATGGATAATATGAGTCAAGATCAAAAAAAAGCAAAGGAAATTATTAAAGGTTCTTTGATAAATTTGTCAAAATTGAATGGCAGTAAACCAAATTCTTATTTATTACGAATTTTTATGGATTCGAAATCAGATGAAATTGTTTCTGTTTTTTCGGGTGGCCCAAAGATTCCAATAAATGATTTGGTTGATAGTTTGAATAAAACATCTTCTTCTTATGCCGGTAAATGGCAATTATTAAAATATTAA
- the dapA gene encoding 4-hydroxy-tetrahydrodipicolinate synthase, translating into MQSLIGTGVALITPFKNDFTIDIEALRRVVNFSIDGGIEYLVVLGTTAENAVLSTAEKELVISTVIEVNAGRLPLVLGVGGNNTLNVVAELKTRDLSSFVAILSVSPYYNKPTQEGIYQHFKAISEASPIPVILYNVPGRTASNMLPNTVIRLANDFDNIVGIKEAAGDLVQAMQLIKNKPKDFLVISGDDMIALPVVLAGGSGVISVIGQGFPKEFSEMIRLGLNRKVDDAFKLQYILTDCIDMIFEQGNPAGIKEVLSILGITDNFVRLPLVNVDESLSNRLDSFVKKMVKNV; encoded by the coding sequence ATGCAATCATTAATAGGAACAGGTGTTGCACTTATCACACCGTTTAAAAACGATTTTACAATAGATATCGAAGCTTTACGAAGAGTTGTAAATTTTTCAATAGATGGAGGAATTGAATATCTTGTAGTATTAGGTACTACAGCAGAAAATGCAGTGTTATCAACAGCAGAAAAAGAACTTGTAATTTCGACAGTAATTGAAGTTAATGCAGGTAGATTACCTTTAGTTCTTGGTGTTGGAGGTAATAATACATTAAATGTGGTAGCAGAATTAAAAACTAGAGATTTGTCTTCTTTTGTTGCCATTTTATCTGTTTCTCCTTATTACAATAAACCAACGCAAGAGGGAATTTATCAACATTTTAAAGCTATTTCTGAAGCTTCACCTATTCCAGTAATTTTATATAATGTACCAGGAAGAACTGCAAGCAATATGCTTCCTAATACAGTTATTAGATTAGCAAATGATTTTGATAATATTGTAGGGATCAAAGAAGCAGCAGGCGATTTGGTACAAGCAATGCAATTAATAAAAAACAAACCAAAAGATTTTTTGGTTATTTCTGGTGACGATATGATTGCCTTACCAGTAGTTTTGGCAGGAGGTTCTGGTGTTATTTCGGTAATTGGACAAGGTTTTCCTAAAGAGTTTTCAGAAATGATTCGATTGGGATTGAATAGAAAAGTTGATGATGCATTTAAATTACAATATATATTAACGGATTGTATCGATATGATTTTTGAACAAGGTAATCCAGCAGGTATTAAAGAAGTGTTAAGTATTCTTGGTATTACAGACAATTTTGTTAGATTGCCATTAGTAAACGTTGATGAATCTTTATCGAATCGTCTGGATTCATTTGTAAAGAAAATGGTTAAAAATGTATAA